Genomic DNA from Pistricoccus aurantiacus:
AGGCCACCCTGTCCCGCATCCCATAGACAGTGCACCGAGAGTTCGCTGGGGGCAGGCAATGTTTCCCAGACGTCATTTTCAATGGGGTTTTTACAGCGCAGCACCGTGCCCGCCTCGCCGCAGGCGTAAAGGGTGTCGTCCGGGCTCGCCCACAGGCCCCAGAGCTGGTGCCGGGTGCCGGAATCCATGACCTCCCAATCGATGGCCTGTTCGGCGTTGGGATCTACCACCGGCGCCAGGGCCAGGGTGAAATCCGCCGCGGCGGTCATGATGGTGCCGAAATCACCCACCGCCAGGGCTTCACCGGTCGGCAGCGGCACGATATCCATCAGATCGTGGCGGTTGTTGCTTTGAAGCTGATCGAGACGGCTGCCCTTCAAGTAGTAGAGATGGCCCTGATCGCCGACCATCAGCACGCCGTCTTTATAGGTCTTGAGGGAACGCAGTCGTGGCATGGGCTTGTCGACCTTGACGTTCTCGAAGCACCCGGCGTGATAGCGTACCAGCTCGCCGCGAAAACCGTTCTGGTCGATGAAGTAGCGCCCGCCGGCCAGCAGCAGCTCCTCGTCACCCAGGGCCAATACGGTCATGAAGCCCGAGCCGAAGGGACAGTCCATCTGCTCCCAATGTCCGTCGCCTGAGCTGCTCAGCACCGTGCCTTCACCGCCCACCGCGTAGAGCTGACCGTTGGGGGTGCGGGTGATACCGCGCAGATTGATCGTGGTACCGCTGTCTTCACGCAGCCATGTCTCTCCCTCGAGGGTCAGGATCATGCCGTCGTCGCCTACCGCCCAGGCGCGGCCGGTCTCGTCGCCGGTAATGTCGAACAAAGGCGTGTTTTCCTCGCAGGAGGCGAAACGCTCGGTTCGCTCGTCAATGATGCCACCGCGCTGCAGGCGCCATTGGTCGCCATCGAAATGAAGGATGGTGCCCATCCAGCCCACGGCGTAAAGACTGGAGCGATCAAGACCCCAGATGGCGTGCAGCGGCAGCCGTATCGGTGTGTCCATGCGATGCCAGAGGCTGCCGTCCTGCGCAGGAGTGCCGTCGAAGTGCAGGACCATGCCTTCATCGCCGACCACGAACACTTCGCTGCTGGAGGCCCAGCCGGACCACAGCACGTCGCCGTCACCGGCGCTGACCTCGGGCACCCGATGCCAGGGCGCCTGATGCGGCGCCTCGGGATCGCCCACCCCGAACAAATCGCGAAACAATTGACGGCGGGGGTTTACAGCGGTATCAGAGGGACTCATGGAATTCCTTGTTCGAGCTAGCTTATTCGCTGCGTTCGCCATCGCCGGAAAGGCGGCCTTGTTCGGCGTTCAGCATGGCTTCGATTTCCTGACGGACAGCATCGCGTTCTTCCGGCGGCAAGCCGGCCAGGGCATCTTCCAGATCGGAAGACTCGAGATTCTTCTCGAAGGCATCCCCCAGGGAGTGCACCGCGGCCTGAGAGAATTCCGCCTGGGCTTTTGCCACGCAGGCGTCCACCACCGGGGTGAATGCCTGGGCGGCGGGGCTCTGAGGATGCGCGACCACCACCGGCGTGCCCAGATCGGAGCCGGAGGCGAGTTCCAGTGCCAGAGGAATCTGGGTGAGGGATTCGATACCGGCCCGAGCCAGACTTTCCACCAGATGATCCCGGGGAAAGAGGTGAAACTCGCCGCTGCAGTGCGGGCAGGTGATGCCGGACATGTTTTCCACCACCCCCAGCATCGGCAGGCCGCGCTCATGGCAGAAACGCACCGCCTTCAAGCTGTCCATCAGCGCCACGTCCTGTGGCGTGGTGGCAAGCAAGGCCGAGACGTTTGCGCCTTCCAGCATGTCCGCCAGGGTGATCAGTTCGTTGCCGGTGCCCGGGGGCATGTCCACGATCAGGAAATCCAGCTCCCCCCAGTCGAAGGAACCCACCAGATGATGCATGAAGTCGTGCTTGTAGGCATCTCGCCAGACGATGGGGGTATCGTCGCTTTCCATCAGAAAGGCCAGCGACCCCACCTTGACCGGATGCGCCAGGGAATCCTCCGTGAAATT
This window encodes:
- a CDS encoding Mrp/NBP35 family ATP-binding protein is translated as MSVSYLNVGNDSTDNNEELKLSPADCGLGHSCQFCPHEPHCSLDKPHHEKLLIESRLERIDQIILVMANKGGVGKSTVSANLATGLAQRGYRVGVADADIHGPNQSRFFGFAGEHVRLSDQGLGTKNFTEDSLAHPVKVGSLAFLMESDDTPIVWRDAYKHDFMHHLVGSFDWGELDFLIVDMPPGTGNELITLADMLEGANVSALLATTPQDVALMDSLKAVRFCHERGLPMLGVVENMSGITCPHCSGEFHLFPRDHLVESLARAGIESLTQIPLALELASGSDLGTPVVVAHPQSPAAQAFTPVVDACVAKAQAEFSQAAVHSLGDAFEKNLESSDLEDALAGLPPEERDAVRQEIEAMLNAEQGRLSGDGERSE
- a CDS encoding WD40/YVTN/BNR-like repeat-containing protein — encoded protein: MSPSDTAVNPRRQLFRDLFGVGDPEAPHQAPWHRVPEVSAGDGDVLWSGWASSSEVFVVGDEGMVLHFDGTPAQDGSLWHRMDTPIRLPLHAIWGLDRSSLYAVGWMGTILHFDGDQWRLQRGGIIDERTERFASCEENTPLFDITGDETGRAWAVGDDGMILTLEGETWLREDSGTTINLRGITRTPNGQLYAVGGEGTVLSSSGDGHWEQMDCPFGSGFMTVLALGDEELLLAGGRYFIDQNGFRGELVRYHAGCFENVKVDKPMPRLRSLKTYKDGVLMVGDQGHLYYLKGSRLDQLQSNNRHDLMDIVPLPTGEALAVGDFGTIMTAAADFTLALAPVVDPNAEQAIDWEVMDSGTRHQLWGLWASPDDTLYACGEAGTVLRCKNPIENDVWETLPAPSELSVHCLWDAGQGGLYAGGQMGQIFRFDGDKWDKHYDLHLDITILAMWGTGPNSIYAVGDEGLILHWDGLGWQRMTSGTKSALYNIWGMDDEHILAVGDFGLILRWNGENWAEFHAGTENFLYDVWGDSLSNIFIIGLSGTLGHFDGTRWVLTPARARDDLLAIDGSSDVGPYVVGTSGNILRFEAGQWQPEASGITTGLRAVQVTSQGDVYAAGDRGVILKRK